A single Rubrivivax gelatinosus IL144 DNA region contains:
- the pgsA gene encoding CDP-diacylglycerol--glycerol-3-phosphate 3-phosphatidyltransferase yields MFFTVPTLLTWARIAAIPLIIGVYYLPLEWGTRNLAATVMFVFFAATDWLDGFLARKLNQTSAFGAFLDPVADKFLVCASLLILVHLGRADVFVALIIIGREIAISALREWMAQIGASRSVAVHMLGKLKTTAQMVAIPFLLYDGRIVGLDTRVWGTWLMWIAAVMTVWSMVYYLQRAIPEIRAKVR; encoded by the coding sequence ATGTTCTTCACGGTCCCCACGCTGCTCACCTGGGCGCGCATCGCCGCGATCCCGCTGATCATCGGCGTGTACTACCTGCCTCTCGAATGGGGCACACGCAACCTCGCGGCCACCGTGATGTTCGTGTTCTTCGCCGCCACCGACTGGCTCGACGGCTTCCTGGCGCGCAAGCTCAACCAGACCTCGGCCTTCGGCGCCTTCCTCGACCCGGTGGCCGACAAGTTCCTGGTCTGCGCCTCGCTGCTGATCCTGGTGCACCTGGGGCGTGCCGACGTCTTCGTCGCGCTGATCATCATCGGCCGCGAGATCGCGATCTCGGCGCTGCGCGAGTGGATGGCGCAGATCGGCGCGTCGCGCAGCGTCGCCGTGCACATGCTCGGCAAGCTGAAGACGACGGCGCAGATGGTGGCCATCCCGTTCCTGCTCTACGACGGCCGCATCGTCGGCCTGGATACCCGGGTCTGGGGCACCTGGCTGATGTGGATCGCCGCGGTGATGACCGTCTGGTCGATGGTCTACTACCTGCAGCGCGCGATTCCCGAGATCCGTGCCAAGGTGCGCTGA
- a CDS encoding quinone-dependent dihydroorotate dehydrogenase encodes MSLLPYGLARRFLFGLDPEAAHDLTISGLARLQDTPLRCAWSETRIDDPVTVAGLRFPNRIGLAAGLDKNGRCIDALGAMGFGFIEVGTVTPKPQPGNPKPRMFRLPEAGALINRMGFNNDGLAAFVANVQRAKSFRAGGGILGLNIGKNAATPIENAVDDYLIGLDGVAPHADYVAVNISSPNTKNLRALQSDEALDALLGALAARRDALAGTLGRRVPMFVKIAPDLDEAQVDVVAATLRRHGLDGVIATNTTISREAVQGLRHAEETGGLSGRPVAEASNRVIRRLRAALGAGFPIIGVGGVMDAEDARAKIEAGADLVQIYTGLIYRGSALVGEAARALARR; translated from the coding sequence ATGTCCTTGCTGCCTTACGGCCTGGCCCGCCGCTTCCTCTTCGGCCTCGACCCCGAAGCCGCCCACGACCTGACGATCTCCGGCCTGGCCCGGCTGCAGGACACGCCGCTGCGCTGCGCCTGGAGCGAGACGCGCATCGACGACCCGGTCACCGTCGCCGGCCTGCGTTTCCCCAACCGCATCGGCCTGGCCGCCGGGCTGGACAAGAACGGCCGCTGCATCGACGCGCTGGGCGCGATGGGCTTCGGCTTCATCGAGGTCGGCACCGTGACGCCCAAGCCGCAGCCCGGCAACCCGAAGCCGCGAATGTTCCGCCTGCCCGAGGCCGGGGCGCTGATCAACCGCATGGGCTTCAACAACGACGGCCTGGCGGCTTTCGTCGCCAACGTGCAGCGGGCGAAGTCCTTCCGCGCCGGCGGCGGCATCCTGGGCCTCAACATCGGCAAGAACGCCGCGACGCCGATCGAGAACGCCGTCGACGACTACCTGATCGGCCTGGACGGCGTCGCGCCGCACGCCGACTACGTGGCCGTCAACATCTCCAGCCCGAACACGAAGAACCTGCGTGCGCTGCAGAGCGACGAGGCGCTCGACGCGCTGCTGGGCGCACTCGCCGCGCGCCGCGACGCACTCGCCGGGACGCTGGGCCGGCGCGTGCCGATGTTCGTGAAGATCGCGCCCGACCTCGACGAAGCCCAGGTCGACGTCGTCGCCGCGACGCTGCGCCGGCACGGGCTGGACGGCGTCATCGCCACCAACACGACGATCTCGCGCGAGGCCGTGCAGGGCTTGCGCCACGCCGAAGAAACCGGCGGCCTGTCGGGCCGGCCGGTGGCCGAAGCCAGCAACCGCGTCATCCGCCGGCTGCGCGCTGCGCTGGGCGCGGGTTTCCCGATCATCGGCGTCGGCGGCGTGATGGACGCCGAGGACGCTCGCGCCAAGATCGAAGCCGGCGCCGACCTGGTGCAGATCTACACCGGGCTGATCTACCGCGGCTCCGCGCTGGTCGGCGAAGCGGCGCGCGCGCTGGCGCGACGCTGA
- the mnmC gene encoding FAD-dependent 5-carboxymethylaminomethyl-2-thiouridine(34) oxidoreductase MnmC, whose translation MKTEPVVPARIDFDAAGLPHAPDFGDVYHAQVGAFEQARHVFLAGNGLPGRWAGQRRFVVAETGFGLGNNFLATWAAWRDDPARCAQLVFVSVEHHPPTRADLARALHGSPQPELAAELVAAWPPATPGLHTIDFDGGRVRLLLGYGDAAALLPELRLVADAIYLDGFAPGRNAAMWSAPVFQALARLSAPGTTAATWSVARAVRDGLAAVGFELERRAGIGGKREISVARYAPRYLPPPPPRDAAAQPLARDAVVIGAGLAGAAVAQALAAEGLAVTVFERQAAPGAETSGNPAGIFHGTVNADDGPHARLLRAGALLATRTYAPLFDAGLVPGSTRGLLRLDAGPVEAMQALATRAGLPADWVQVLDTAAASALAGLALPSPAWFYPGAGWCSPASLAAHWIATPGVAFVGGTEVARLERAGGRWRLLNAAGGTLAETAIVVLANASDAARLAAAWMPEACAWPLQRVRGQVSAWTGPRAPLALPVAGGGYALPGPDGGVVFGASSQAGDEDPARREADHAENLAKLKRLTGLEPPPDARAWPGRVGWRLAAEDKMPIVGALPAAVPAHRAEQPRRWPRHEGLFACTALGSRGITLAPLAGRLVAAMATGAPWPLEQDLVDAVDPARFAARALRRRG comes from the coding sequence ATGAAAACCGAACCTGTCGTCCCGGCGCGCATCGATTTCGACGCCGCCGGCCTGCCGCACGCGCCGGACTTCGGCGACGTCTACCACGCCCAGGTCGGCGCCTTCGAGCAGGCGCGGCACGTGTTCCTGGCCGGCAACGGCCTGCCCGGGCGCTGGGCCGGGCAGCGGCGTTTCGTCGTCGCCGAGACCGGCTTCGGCCTGGGCAACAACTTCCTCGCCACCTGGGCCGCGTGGCGCGACGACCCGGCGCGCTGTGCGCAGCTGGTCTTCGTCAGCGTCGAACACCATCCGCCGACGCGCGCCGACCTGGCGCGGGCGCTGCACGGCTCGCCGCAGCCGGAACTGGCGGCCGAACTCGTCGCCGCCTGGCCGCCGGCGACACCCGGGCTGCACACGATCGATTTCGACGGCGGCCGCGTGCGCCTGCTGCTGGGTTACGGCGACGCCGCGGCACTGCTGCCCGAGCTGCGCCTGGTGGCCGACGCGATCTATCTCGACGGCTTCGCGCCCGGCCGCAACGCCGCGATGTGGTCGGCGCCGGTGTTCCAGGCGCTGGCGCGCCTGTCGGCGCCGGGCACGACGGCGGCCACCTGGAGCGTCGCACGCGCGGTGCGCGACGGGCTGGCGGCGGTCGGTTTCGAACTCGAACGCCGCGCCGGCATCGGCGGCAAACGCGAGATCAGCGTCGCCCGCTACGCGCCGCGTTATCTGCCTCCGCCGCCGCCGCGCGACGCCGCGGCCCAGCCGTTGGCGCGCGACGCGGTCGTCATCGGCGCCGGGCTGGCGGGCGCCGCGGTCGCGCAGGCCCTGGCCGCCGAAGGGCTGGCGGTAACCGTCTTCGAACGCCAGGCCGCGCCCGGCGCCGAGACCTCGGGCAACCCGGCCGGCATCTTCCACGGCACCGTGAACGCCGACGACGGCCCGCACGCGCGGCTGCTGCGCGCCGGGGCCTTGCTCGCGACACGCACTTACGCCCCGCTGTTCGACGCCGGTCTCGTGCCCGGTTCGACGCGCGGCCTGCTGCGCCTGGACGCCGGGCCGGTGGAGGCGATGCAGGCGCTCGCCACCCGCGCCGGGCTGCCGGCCGACTGGGTGCAGGTGCTGGACACCGCCGCGGCCTCGGCGCTGGCCGGGCTGGCGCTGCCCTCGCCGGCCTGGTTCTACCCGGGCGCCGGCTGGTGTTCACCGGCCTCGCTGGCGGCGCACTGGATCGCGACGCCGGGCGTGGCTTTCGTCGGCGGCACCGAGGTCGCGCGGCTGGAACGCGCCGGCGGGCGCTGGCGGCTGCTCAACGCGGCCGGCGGCACGCTGGCCGAGACGGCGATCGTCGTGCTGGCCAATGCCTCCGACGCCGCGCGCCTGGCCGCAGCCTGGATGCCCGAGGCCTGCGCCTGGCCGCTGCAGCGCGTGCGCGGCCAGGTCAGCGCCTGGACGGGCCCGCGTGCGCCGCTGGCGTTGCCGGTGGCCGGTGGCGGCTACGCGCTGCCCGGGCCCGACGGCGGCGTCGTCTTCGGTGCCAGCAGCCAGGCCGGCGACGAAGACCCGGCACGGCGCGAAGCCGACCACGCCGAGAACCTCGCCAAGCTGAAACGCCTGACCGGGCTGGAGCCGCCGCCCGACGCACGAGCCTGGCCCGGGCGGGTCGGCTGGCGGCTGGCGGCGGAGGACAAGATGCCGATCGTCGGCGCGCTGCCGGCCGCGGTGCCGGCGCACCGCGCCGAGCAGCCGCGGCGCTGGCCGCGGCACGAGGGGCTGTTCGCCTGCACGGCGCTGGGCAGCCGCGGCATCACGCTGGCGCCGCTGGCCGGCCGCCTGGTGGCGGCGATGGCCACCGGCGCGCCGTGGCCGCTGGAGCAGGACCTGGTGGACGCCGTCGATCCGGCGCGTTTCGCGGCGCGCGCCTTGCGGCGCCGCGGCTGA
- the efp gene encoding elongation factor P, which produces MKLAQEIRAGNVIMQGKDPMVVLKTEYSRGGRGAATVRMKMKNLLNGGGAEVVFKADDKMDQIILDKKECTYTYFADPMYVFMDPEYNQFEVEAENMGDAISYLEDNMPVEVVFYDGKAISVELPTTVVREIITEPAVKGDTSGKVMKPAKIVGTGFEISVPLFVENGDKVEIDTRTHEYRKRV; this is translated from the coding sequence ATGAAACTCGCTCAGGAAATCCGCGCCGGCAACGTCATCATGCAGGGCAAGGACCCGATGGTCGTGCTGAAGACCGAATACAGCCGCGGTGGCCGCGGTGCCGCCACGGTCCGCATGAAGATGAAGAACCTGCTGAACGGCGGCGGGGCCGAAGTCGTCTTCAAGGCCGACGACAAGATGGACCAGATCATCCTGGACAAGAAGGAGTGCACGTACACGTACTTCGCCGATCCGATGTACGTGTTCATGGACCCGGAATACAACCAGTTCGAGGTCGAGGCCGAGAACATGGGTGACGCCATCAGCTACCTCGAAGACAACATGCCGGTGGAAGTCGTCTTCTACGACGGCAAGGCGATCTCGGTCGAACTGCCGACCACCGTCGTGCGCGAGATCATCACCGAGCCGGCCGTCAAGGGCGACACCTCGGGCAAGGTCATGAAGCCGGCCAAGATCGTCGGCACGGGCTTCGAGATCTCGGTGCCGCTGTTCGTCGAAAACGGCGACAAGGTCGAAATCGACACCCGCACCCACGAGTACCGCAAGCGCGTCTGA
- a CDS encoding HU family DNA-binding protein — MPATRTNHTRNNDVNKTDLIAHIAQQADLSKASATRALEAALEGVQTALKNGDSVAIAGFGTFEVSERAARTGRNPRTGEAIEVKAAKVPKFRPGKALKDLLG; from the coding sequence GTGCCGGCGACCCGCACGAACCACACGAGGAATAACGACGTGAACAAGACGGATCTGATCGCCCACATCGCCCAGCAGGCGGACCTGTCCAAGGCCTCGGCCACGCGCGCTCTCGAAGCCGCGCTCGAAGGCGTGCAGACCGCGCTGAAGAACGGCGACAGCGTCGCGATCGCCGGCTTCGGCACCTTCGAGGTCTCCGAGCGCGCCGCGCGCACCGGCCGCAACCCGCGCACCGGCGAGGCCATCGAGGTCAAGGCCGCCAAGGTTCCGAAGTTCCGTCCGGGCAAGGCCCTGAAGGACCTGCTCGGCTGA
- the uvrC gene encoding excinuclease ABC subunit UvrC, whose translation MIPEPESPATPEAAAPDAVRERLLAEVAALPGLPGVYRYFDAAGAVLYVGKARNLKKRVSSYFHKDHGGTRIGAMVARIARLETTVVRTEAEALLLENNLIKTLNPKFNILFRDDKSYPYLKITGTRPADGAGALSASSCARVAYFRGAVDRKHRYFGPYPNAWAVKETIQLIQKVFRLRTCEDTVYANRSRPCLLYQIQRCSGPCVGLVSKDEYARDVRDAERFLLGEQQEVVADLQAQMMGYAETFEYEKAAAVRDRIGSLSRVLHQQAMEASSLSAGDKDVDILAVRVAGGRACVNLAMVRGSRHLGDRAHFPTHVDDGAALSATEADERAGAPSPETAVLEAFIAQHYLGQAVPPQLVTSHPVDPELIDALSETAGVRVRATQQPREQKRIWLELAEKGAELALARLLAEEGSQRERTRALVEALEIDVEPDALRIECFDISHTAGEATQASCVVYEAHAMQSAQYRRFNIEGVTGGDDYAAMRQVLTRRYARLAEARRQDAQDGATEEAAAPAKKGAARLPDLVLVDGGRGQVSMAREVFTELGLPLSIIVGVEKGEGRKVGLEELVFADGREKVYLGHDSAALMLVAQIRDEAHRFAITGMRARRASVRTGGSKLEDIPGVGPRKRSRLLQRFGGVRGVAAASVEDLASVEGISHDLAEEIYRALH comes from the coding sequence GTGATCCCCGAGCCCGAGTCTCCCGCCACACCCGAAGCCGCCGCGCCCGACGCCGTCCGCGAGCGCCTGCTGGCCGAAGTGGCCGCGCTGCCCGGCCTGCCCGGCGTCTACCGCTATTTCGACGCCGCCGGCGCCGTGCTCTACGTCGGCAAGGCGCGCAACCTGAAGAAGCGCGTCTCCAGCTACTTCCACAAGGACCACGGCGGCACGCGCATCGGCGCGATGGTCGCGCGCATCGCGCGGCTGGAAACGACGGTGGTGCGCACCGAGGCCGAGGCGCTGCTGCTCGAGAACAACCTGATCAAGACGTTGAACCCGAAGTTCAACATCCTGTTCCGGGACGACAAGAGCTATCCCTACCTGAAGATCACCGGGACGCGCCCCGCCGACGGGGCAGGGGCCCTGTCGGCTTCCAGTTGCGCGCGTGTCGCCTATTTCCGCGGCGCGGTCGACCGCAAGCACCGCTACTTCGGGCCCTACCCGAACGCCTGGGCCGTCAAGGAGACGATCCAGCTGATCCAGAAGGTCTTCCGCCTGCGCACCTGCGAGGACACGGTCTACGCCAACCGCTCGCGGCCCTGCCTGCTCTACCAGATCCAGCGCTGCTCCGGCCCCTGCGTCGGCCTCGTGTCCAAGGACGAATACGCGCGCGACGTGCGCGACGCCGAACGTTTCCTGCTCGGCGAGCAGCAGGAGGTCGTCGCCGACCTGCAGGCGCAGATGATGGGTTATGCCGAGACCTTCGAGTACGAGAAGGCGGCCGCCGTGCGCGACCGCATCGGCTCGCTGTCTCGCGTGCTGCACCAGCAGGCGATGGAAGCCAGCAGCCTGTCGGCCGGCGACAAGGACGTCGACATCCTCGCCGTGCGCGTGGCCGGCGGCCGCGCCTGCGTCAATCTGGCGATGGTGCGCGGCAGCCGCCACCTCGGCGACCGCGCGCACTTCCCGACCCACGTCGACGACGGCGCGGCGCTCAGCGCCACCGAGGCCGACGAGCGTGCCGGCGCGCCCAGCCCCGAGACCGCGGTGCTCGAGGCCTTCATCGCCCAGCACTACCTGGGCCAGGCGGTGCCGCCGCAGCTCGTCACCAGCCACCCGGTGGACCCGGAGCTGATCGACGCGCTGTCCGAGACCGCCGGCGTGCGCGTGCGCGCCACGCAGCAGCCGCGCGAGCAGAAGCGCATCTGGCTGGAACTCGCCGAGAAGGGCGCCGAACTGGCGCTGGCGCGGCTGCTGGCCGAAGAAGGCTCGCAGCGCGAACGCACGCGCGCGCTGGTCGAGGCGCTGGAGATCGACGTCGAGCCCGACGCGCTGCGCATCGAGTGCTTCGACATCAGCCACACCGCCGGCGAGGCGACGCAGGCCTCCTGCGTGGTCTACGAGGCGCACGCGATGCAGAGCGCGCAGTACCGGCGCTTCAACATCGAGGGCGTGACCGGCGGCGACGACTACGCGGCGATGCGCCAGGTGCTGACGCGGCGCTACGCCCGGCTGGCCGAGGCGCGCCGCCAGGACGCCCAGGACGGCGCCACCGAAGAGGCCGCCGCGCCGGCGAAGAAGGGTGCGGCGCGCCTGCCCGACCTGGTGCTGGTCGACGGCGGCCGCGGCCAGGTGTCGATGGCGCGCGAGGTGTTCACCGAACTCGGCCTGCCGCTGTCCATCATCGTCGGCGTCGAGAAGGGCGAGGGCCGCAAGGTCGGCCTCGAAGAACTCGTGTTCGCCGACGGCCGCGAGAAGGTGTACCTGGGCCACGACTCGGCGGCGCTGATGCTCGTCGCGCAGATCCGCGACGAGGCCCACCGTTTCGCGATCACCGGCATGCGGGCCCGCCGCGCCAGCGTGCGCACCGGCGGCAGCAAGCTCGAGGACATTCCCGGCGTGGGGCCGCGCAAGCGCTCGCGCCTGTTGCAACGTTTCGGGGGCGTGCGTGGCGTCGCCGCGGCCAGCGTCGAAGACCTGGCCTCGGTCGAAGGCATCTCGCACGACCTCGCGGAGGAGATCTACCGTGCGCTTCACTGA
- the rpiA gene encoding ribose-5-phosphate isomerase RpiA, translated as MTQDELKALVAQAAIEHVVPGALVGVGTGSTVNHFIDALAKIKDRIAGAVSSSVQSTERLRRHGIPVVEAAALDKPLPVYVDGADEIDHHGYMIKGGGAALTREKIVADLAERFVCIADESKLVDTLGRFPLPVEVITMAAPQIARRFEAMGATATLRLGVTTDNGHPILDVRGLKIADPLALETEINQWPGVVTVGIFARHKASLCLLGTAGGVRTLRF; from the coding sequence ATGACACAGGACGAACTGAAGGCCCTGGTCGCCCAAGCGGCGATCGAGCACGTCGTCCCGGGCGCGCTGGTCGGCGTGGGCACGGGATCGACGGTCAACCACTTCATCGACGCGCTCGCGAAGATCAAGGACCGCATCGCCGGCGCGGTGTCGAGCTCGGTGCAGAGCACCGAACGGCTGCGCCGCCACGGCATCCCGGTCGTCGAGGCCGCGGCGCTGGACAAGCCGCTGCCGGTCTACGTCGACGGCGCCGACGAGATCGACCACCACGGCTACATGATCAAGGGCGGCGGCGCGGCGCTGACGCGAGAGAAGATCGTCGCCGACCTGGCCGAACGTTTCGTCTGCATCGCCGACGAGAGCAAGCTCGTCGACACGCTGGGGCGTTTCCCGCTGCCGGTCGAGGTGATCACGATGGCCGCGCCGCAGATCGCGCGCCGCTTCGAGGCCATGGGCGCCACCGCGACGCTGCGCCTGGGCGTGACGACCGACAACGGCCACCCGATCCTCGACGTGCGCGGCCTGAAGATCGCCGATCCGCTGGCGCTGGAGACCGAGATCAACCAGTGGCCGGGCGTCGTGACGGTGGGCATCTTCGCGCGCCACAAGGCCAGCCTGTGCCTGCTGGGCACCGCCGGCGGCGTGCGCACGCTGCGTTTCTAG
- the earP gene encoding elongation factor P maturation arginine rhamnosyltransferase EarP, translated as MRAWTWDLFCRVIDNWGDVGVCWRLARDLAARGARVRLWIDDTSALTWMAPGGSEGVEVGAFDAALEPGDVVVEAFACDPPPAFVERMAARTPAPVWINLEYLSAEPWVERVHGLRSPQRSGLDKWFFHPGFTSATGGLLREPGLLQAHAAFDRDAWLAASGLARRDGERVVTLFCYDNPAVPALLDALASEPTLLLLTPGHARRLVTATPPGVRSAALPHLPQPEFDRLLRASDLNFVRGEDSLVRAIWAGRPFVWHIYPQHDGVHADKLEALLARMPAVPGLAEFWRGWNGLGPWAPLPETGPWRAAMAEFRDGQASRLDLTGALWQFAQGKSGPEC; from the coding sequence ATGCGAGCCTGGACCTGGGACCTGTTCTGCCGCGTCATCGACAACTGGGGCGACGTCGGCGTCTGCTGGCGCCTGGCGCGTGACCTGGCGGCGCGTGGCGCACGCGTGCGGCTGTGGATCGACGACACCAGCGCGCTGACCTGGATGGCGCCGGGCGGCAGCGAAGGCGTCGAGGTCGGCGCCTTCGACGCCGCCTTGGAGCCCGGCGACGTCGTCGTCGAGGCTTTCGCCTGCGACCCGCCGCCGGCCTTCGTCGAGCGCATGGCCGCGCGCACGCCGGCGCCGGTGTGGATCAACCTCGAATACCTGAGCGCCGAACCCTGGGTCGAACGCGTGCACGGCCTGCGCTCCCCGCAGCGCTCGGGCCTGGACAAGTGGTTCTTCCACCCCGGCTTCACGTCGGCCACCGGCGGCCTGCTGCGCGAGCCCGGGCTGCTGCAGGCGCACGCCGCCTTCGACCGCGACGCCTGGCTGGCGGCGTCGGGCCTGGCGCGGCGCGACGGCGAACGTGTCGTCACGCTGTTCTGCTACGACAACCCGGCGGTGCCGGCGCTGCTGGACGCGCTGGCGAGCGAGCCGACGCTGCTGCTGCTGACGCCCGGCCACGCCCGGCGCCTGGTGACGGCCACGCCGCCCGGCGTGCGCAGCGCCGCCCTGCCGCACCTGCCGCAGCCCGAGTTCGACCGCCTGCTGCGTGCCTCGGACCTGAACTTCGTGCGCGGCGAAGACTCGCTGGTGCGCGCGATCTGGGCCGGCCGGCCTTTCGTCTGGCACATCTACCCGCAGCACGACGGGGTGCACGCCGACAAGCTGGAGGCCTTGCTGGCACGCATGCCCGCGGTGCCCGGGCTGGCCGAGTTCTGGCGAGGCTGGAACGGCCTCGGACCCTGGGCGCCGCTGCCCGAAACCGGCCCCTGGCGCGCCGCGATGGCCGAGTTTCGCGACGGACAAGCGTCCAGACTTGATCTGACCGGCGCTCTGTGGCAGTTCGCACAAGGCAAATCCGGCCCCGAATGCTAG
- a CDS encoding heme-dependent oxidative N-demethylase subunit alpha family protein, producing MAFDFDAAVSAPFRMQPGLRRLAPGANHLTPLAAGSRHQREKLAVLSAFASDALLVRPGFDAAPALDALCAHAAAEHPEAFAWDGERATARRFGVAVHGERVERADDARFGPGEEIERCLKLLPPPWRRAGLLSLGFAEDFAVVDGDDASLPWLAVALPSHWAPEDKIGRGFAAVHAPVADNRLIVQAAEGLTRLVTDGGARERFVWNVTPHPRLHAHPRRVDPDAWRHTPVERAAWRTERQTFLPVPGRRQAVFTIEVQLQPLAEALAEPGRAARLHAAIESMSPAVLAYRGLGGVREPLLAWLRTQT from the coding sequence ATGGCCTTCGACTTCGACGCGGCGGTCTCGGCGCCGTTTCGCATGCAGCCCGGGCTGCGCCGCCTGGCGCCGGGCGCCAACCACCTGACGCCGCTGGCCGCGGGCTCGCGCCACCAGCGCGAGAAGCTGGCCGTGCTCTCGGCCTTCGCCAGCGACGCGCTGCTCGTGCGCCCGGGTTTCGACGCCGCCCCGGCGCTGGACGCGCTGTGTGCGCACGCCGCCGCCGAACATCCGGAGGCCTTCGCCTGGGACGGCGAACGCGCCACGGCCCGGCGTTTCGGCGTCGCGGTGCACGGCGAGCGTGTCGAGCGTGCCGACGACGCGCGTTTCGGCCCCGGCGAAGAGATCGAACGCTGCCTGAAGCTGCTGCCGCCGCCGTGGCGCCGCGCCGGGCTGCTGTCGCTCGGCTTCGCCGAAGACTTCGCCGTCGTCGACGGTGACGACGCCAGCCTGCCCTGGCTGGCCGTCGCCCTGCCCTCGCACTGGGCGCCAGAAGACAAGATCGGCCGCGGCTTCGCCGCCGTGCACGCGCCGGTGGCCGACAACCGCCTCATCGTCCAGGCCGCCGAAGGCCTGACGCGGCTCGTCACCGACGGCGGCGCACGCGAACGTTTCGTCTGGAACGTCACGCCGCACCCGCGGCTGCACGCCCACCCGCGCCGCGTCGACCCCGACGCTTGGCGCCACACGCCGGTCGAACGCGCCGCGTGGCGCACCGAGCGCCAGACCTTCCTGCCGGTGCCAGGCCGGCGCCAGGCGGTGTTCACGATCGAAGTCCAGCTGCAGCCGCTGGCCGAGGCGCTGGCCGAACCCGGCCGCGCCGCGCGGCTGCACGCGGCGATCGAATCGATGAGCCCGGCGGTGCTGGCCTACCGCGGCCTGGGCGGCGTGCGCGAGCCGCTGCTGGCCTGGCTCCGCACGCAGACATGA